The Streptomyces sp. NBC_00102 genome segment CCGGGCTGATGGCCGCCCGCGAGCGCACGGGCATCGGATGGGACGCCGCGGGCGTCGTCGACCGGCTCGGGACGGGGGTGACTGCGTTCGCACCGGGGCAGCGGGTGATCGGGCTGCGCGACCTGCTCGACGTGTCCTTGGGCGCCTACGCCGAATACCTGGTCCTGGACGCGACCGCGATCGCGCCCGCGCCGGCCGACGCCTCCGCCGCGGCCGCGGCGACGCTGCCGTTGAACGGACTCACCGCCCTCCAGTCCCTCGGCCTGCTCGGCCTCGCCGCGGGCGCCACGGTGCTGGTGACCGGAGCCTCCGGGGCGGTCGGGGGGTTCGCCGTCGAGCTGGCGGTCCGGCGCGGCCTGCGCGTCGTCGCCCAGGCCGGTCCCGCCGACGAGGGGTTCGTCCGAAGCATCGGCGCCGAACGGGTCGTCGGCCGGGACGCGTCCGACCTCGCGGCCGAGGTCCGCCGCCTGGTGCCGGGCGGGGTCGACGGCGCGCTCGACACGGCGGGACTGGGAATCCGTGCCCTGGCCGCTGTCCGCGGCGGCGGCGCCTACGCCACGGTGGTCGGCGGTTCGGCCCCGCTCCCGCTGCGCGGCATCCGGGTCCACCAGCAGTGGATCCGTGCTGATGGGGCCGCCCTGGCCGATCTTGCCGCCATGGGTCTGACGCTGCGGGTCGCCGAGACCCTCCCGCTCGAACGCGCCGCCGAGGCGCACGACCGGCTCGCGGCGGGCGGGATTCGCGGTCGGCTGGTGCTCCTTCCCTGACGCGAGCCGGCCGCGCCGCCTACGACACGATGTCCTTCCGGCTGAATCCCCGGAAGGCCAGGGCGAAGAGGACCAGTGCGTACGTCACCGACACGGCCGAGCCCTTGACCATGCCGCTCCACTCCAGCTGGGGCTGGAGGGCGTCCGCCCAGGCGAACTGCCAGTGCGCGGGCAGGAAGTCGCGCCAGTGGCCGAGTGCGGTGACCGCGTCCAGGACGTTGCCGACGATGGTCAGGCCGACCGCGCCGCCCACCGCGCCCAGGGGTGCGTCCGTCTTCGTCGAGAGCCAGAACGCCAGTGCGGCGGTGACGAGTTGGGAGACGAAGATGAACCCGACGACCAGCGCCAGCCGGGGCAGGGCCGCGGACTGGGCGAGTTCGCCGCCGGTCGGAAGCTGGAGCGGCCCCCAGCCGTAGGCCGCCGCCCCGGCCGCGAGGGCGACCAGCGGGAGCAGCACCATCGCGGCCAGGCTGAAGCCGAGGGCGACGACGAGCTTGGACCACAGCAGCCGGATACGGGGCACGGGTGCGGCGAGGAGGTAGCGCAGCGAGGACCAGCTCGCCTCGGAGGCGACGGTGTCG includes the following:
- a CDS encoding ABC transporter permease — its product is MSDVLTGTGSGPAPGPGPAPGRTAPGYHPRRTLPLRVEAMRQLRRRRTLLMGGVLVALPFILIIAFAIGGTPGSQGGSADRINLMDTATASAANFAAVNLFVSAGFLLVVPVALFCGDTVASEASWSSLRYLLAAPVPRIRLLWSKLVVALGFSLAAMVLLPLVALAAGAAAYGWGPLQLPTGGELAQSAALPRLALVVGFIFVSQLVTAALAFWLSTKTDAPLGAVGGAVGLTIVGNVLDAVTALGHWRDFLPAHWQFAWADALQPQLEWSGMVKGSAVSVTYALVLFALAFRGFSRKDIVS
- a CDS encoding NADP-dependent oxidoreductase, producing MTNEEKMRAVVAHGYGGPEVLGPVTVVLPEPGPGQVRIRVEAATVNPVDLVTRSGELVGAGLMAARERTGIGWDAAGVVDRLGTGVTAFAPGQRVIGLRDLLDVSLGAYAEYLVLDATAIAPAPADASAAAAATLPLNGLTALQSLGLLGLAAGATVLVTGASGAVGGFAVELAVRRGLRVVAQAGPADEGFVRSIGAERVVGRDASDLAAEVRRLVPGGVDGALDTAGLGIRALAAVRGGGAYATVVGGSAPLPLRGIRVHQQWIRADGAALADLAAMGLTLRVAETLPLERAAEAHDRLAAGGIRGRLVLLP